Proteins encoded together in one Falco biarmicus isolate bFalBia1 chromosome 4, bFalBia1.pri, whole genome shotgun sequence window:
- the LOC130148819 gene encoding nucleoside diphosphate kinase, mitochondrial isoform X2 has product MKMLQADQGLLDKHYQQLRQKPFYPALLAYMTSGPLVAMVWEGYNVVRSTRAMVGDTNSAAAAAGTIRGDLSMHVSRNVVHASDSVETAQREIGFWFQRDELVAWESGDRDYTYGP; this is encoded by the exons ATGAAGATGCTTCAG GCGGATCAGGGTCTCCTGGACAAACACTACCAGCAGCTGCGGCAGAAGCCCTTCTACCCTGCGCTCCTCGCCTACATGACCTCGGGGCCGCTGGTGGCCATG GTGTGGGAGGGCTACAACGTGGTCAGGTCCACGCGGGCCATGGTGGGGGACACCAACtcggcggcagcggcggcgggcaCAATCCGGGGGGACCTCAGCATGCACGTCAGCAG GAACGTGGTCCATGCCAGTGACTCGGTGGAGACGGCCCAGCGGGAAATCGGCTTCTGGTTCCAGCGGGATGAGCTGGTGGCCTGGGAGAGCGGGGACCGGGACTACACCTATGGGCCCTAG